A single Thermoanaerobacterium sp. RBIITD DNA region contains:
- a CDS encoding adenylate kinase, whose translation MRIILLGPPGAGKGTQAERITNDFKIPHISTGDIFRYNIKNNTELGKLAKQYIDKGLLVPDAVTNKIVEDRLSKDDCKNGFLLDGYPRNVSQAESLEKFLANENLKIDHVLNIIVDRDSLVERLSGRRVCPSCGATYHVVTKPPKIEGICDKCGEKLIQRTDDNIESVLKRLEVYEDETKPLIEYYSKTNLIRNIDGNKPVNEVYNDIQALIGDDK comes from the coding sequence AGAATAACAAATGATTTTAAAATACCACATATATCAACAGGTGACATATTCAGGTACAATATAAAAAACAATACTGAACTTGGCAAGCTTGCGAAACAGTATATCGATAAAGGATTACTAGTACCTGATGCTGTTACAAACAAAATAGTAGAAGATAGGCTGTCAAAGGATGACTGTAAAAATGGTTTTCTTCTTGATGGATATCCAAGAAATGTTTCACAGGCTGAATCCCTCGAGAAATTTTTGGCCAATGAAAATTTAAAGATTGATCACGTTCTGAATATAATAGTAGATAGAGATTCCTTAGTTGAGAGATTGAGCGGAAGAAGAGTATGTCCATCTTGCGGTGCAACATATCATGTTGTTACAAAGCCACCAAAAATTGAAGGCATTTGTGATAAATGCGGAGAAAAATTAATTCAAAGAACTGACGATAACATCGAATCTGTTTTAAAGCGATTAGAAGTTTATGAAGATGAAACAAAACCTTTGATAGAGTATTACAGTAAAACAAATTTAATACGAAACATCGATGGAAATAAACCTGTTAATGAAGTTTATAATGATATACAGGCATTAATAGGAGACGACAAGTAA
- the map gene encoding type I methionyl aminopeptidase, with protein sequence MIYIKSKSEIELMRFAGKVTAEVLNILEKSIKPGITTKELDTIAEDYIRSKGCVPAFKGLYGFPATICASINNEVVHGIPGLRKLNEGDIISIDTGAIYHGFNSDAARTFAVGEVSDNLKKLIEVTKQSFFEGIKKATEQYRLSDISNTIQTYVEKYGFSVVREYVGHGIGRRMHEDPQIPNYGPPGRGPRLRRGMTLAIEPMVNEGRYDVKVINNNWTVVTVDGSPSAHYENTIIITDGEPEILTII encoded by the coding sequence ATGATATATATTAAATCAAAAAGTGAAATAGAATTGATGCGCTTTGCTGGAAAGGTCACAGCAGAAGTACTAAATATACTTGAAAAATCAATTAAGCCAGGAATTACTACAAAAGAACTTGATACAATTGCTGAAGATTATATAAGAAGTAAAGGATGTGTTCCTGCATTTAAGGGATTATATGGATTTCCAGCAACTATATGTGCATCGATAAATAATGAAGTAGTCCATGGCATACCAGGTTTAAGAAAGCTCAATGAAGGCGATATTATAAGTATAGATACTGGCGCAATTTACCATGGGTTTAATAGCGATGCGGCAAGGACATTTGCTGTAGGCGAGGTCAGTGATAATCTAAAAAAGTTGATTGAAGTAACAAAGCAAAGTTTTTTTGAAGGAATTAAAAAAGCAACCGAACAATATAGGCTCTCAGATATATCGAATACTATTCAGACATATGTAGAAAAATACGGTTTTTCAGTTGTAAGAGAATATGTAGGCCATGGAATAGGTAGAAGAATGCATGAAGATCCGCAGATACCTAATTATGGTCCTCCGGGAAGGGGGCCAAGATTAAGAAGAGGGATGACCCTTGCTATAGAACCTATGGTCAATGAGGGAAGATATGATGTCAAGGTGATTAACAATAATTGGACGGTTGTAACTGTTGATGGCAGTCCATCGGCACATTACGAAAACACAATTATAATTACGGATGGTGAGCCGGAAATTTTGACAATAATTTAA
- a CDS encoding KOW domain-containing RNA-binding protein: MEDTPIGRIVRSKAGRDKERVFIIVGIANEKHVFIADGDLRKIEKPKKKKLIHLQMYNEVDENIKQKLLKRETVTNAELIKALKQYKCI; the protein is encoded by the coding sequence ATGGAGGATACTCCAATTGGCCGTATAGTTCGGTCAAAGGCCGGAAGAGATAAAGAAAGAGTTTTTATAATTGTCGGGATTGCTAATGAAAAACATGTATTTATAGCTGACGGCGATTTGAGAAAAATTGAAAAACCAAAAAAGAAAAAATTGATTCATCTTCAAATGTATAATGAAGTCGACGAAAATATTAAACAAAAGTTATTAAAGAGAGAAACTGTTACAAATGCAGAATTAATAAAAGCTTTAAAACAGTATAAGTGTATTTAA
- the infA gene encoding translation initiation factor IF-1: MAKDDVIEVEGKVLEALPNAMFQVELDNGHKVLAHISGKLRMNFIRILPGDRVTLELSPYDLTRGRIVWRGK; the protein is encoded by the coding sequence TTGGCTAAGGATGATGTTATCGAAGTTGAAGGTAAAGTTTTAGAAGCTTTGCCTAATGCAATGTTTCAGGTAGAACTTGATAATGGGCACAAAGTTTTGGCACATATATCAGGAAAGCTAAGGATGAATTTTATCAGGATTCTACCGGGTGACAGAGTGACGTTGGAATTATCCCCATATGATCTTACAAGGGGAAGAATCGTATGGCGAGGTAAGTGA
- the rpmJ gene encoding 50S ribosomal protein L36: MKVRPSVKPICEKCKVIKRKGRVMVICENPKHKQKQG; this comes from the coding sequence ATGAAAGTAAGACCGTCGGTTAAACCGATTTGTGAAAAATGTAAAGTTATAAAGAGAAAAGGCAGAGTTATGGTAATCTGCGAAAATCCTAAGCACAAGCAAAAACAGGGTTAG
- the rpsM gene encoding 30S ribosomal protein S13 gives MARIAGIDLPREKRVEIGLTYIYGIGRSRSNEILSKAGVNPDTRVKDLTEDEISRLRDIIDKEYKVEGDLRREVSLNVKRLIDIGCYRGIRHRKGLPVRGQRTRTNARTRKGPKKTVAKKKK, from the coding sequence ATGGCAAGAATCGCTGGTATTGACCTGCCAAGAGAAAAACGTGTTGAGATAGGATTGACTTATATATATGGCATTGGGCGTTCTCGCTCAAATGAGATACTATCAAAAGCGGGAGTAAATCCTGATACAAGAGTAAAAGATTTAACAGAAGATGAAATATCAAGACTTAGAGATATTATTGATAAAGAATATAAAGTTGAAGGCGATTTGAGAAGGGAAGTTTCTCTTAACGTAAAAAGACTTATAGATATAGGATGTTATAGAGGAATAAGACATAGGAAAGGCCTCCCTGTACGTGGCCAGAGGACAAGAACAAATGCGCGTACAAGAAAAGGCCCAAAGAAAACTGTTGCTAAGAAGAAGAAATAA
- the rpsK gene encoding 30S ribosomal protein S11 yields MMAKKVKKTAKRRERKNVERGAAHIHSTFNNTIVTLTDMAGNALSWSSAGTLGFKGSRKSTPFAAQMAAETAAKAAMDHGLKTVDVYVKGPGAGREAAIRALQAAGLEVSLIKDVTPIPHNGCRPPKRRRV; encoded by the coding sequence ATTATGGCAAAAAAAGTTAAAAAGACGGCAAAACGTCGTGAACGTAAAAATGTTGAACGTGGTGCTGCACATATACATTCAACATTTAATAATACAATTGTTACATTGACAGACATGGCAGGTAATGCATTATCATGGTCAAGTGCTGGTACATTAGGATTTAAAGGTTCAAGAAAATCTACACCATTTGCGGCACAGATGGCTGCTGAAACAGCTGCTAAAGCAGCAATGGATCATGGCTTAAAAACTGTAGATGTTTATGTTAAAGGACCCGGTGCTGGAAGAGAAGCTGCAATAAGAGCATTACAAGCTGCAGGATTAGAAGTAAGTCTTATAAAAGATGTTACACCTATTCCACATAACGGGTGCAGACCACCTAAAAGAAGAAGAGTATAA
- the rpsD gene encoding 30S ribosomal protein S4, whose amino-acid sequence MARYTESVCKLCRREGMKLFLKGDKCYSEKCPVAKRPYAPGQHGQNRKKLTNYATQLREKQKLRRYYGVLERQFERYFEEAERMKGITGDNLLQLLERRLDNVVYRLSIASSRAQARQLVRHGHILVNGKKVDIPSYLVKAGDVISVKDSSKSLEVIKNNVEASTNIPDWLDFNRDSIEGKILSLPTREHIDLPVEEHLIVELYSR is encoded by the coding sequence ATGGCTAGATACACTGAATCCGTTTGCAAATTATGTCGTAGAGAAGGTATGAAATTATTTTTAAAAGGTGACAAATGCTACAGTGAGAAATGCCCAGTTGCAAAAAGACCATATGCACCTGGACAGCATGGACAAAATAGAAAAAAGCTTACAAACTATGCTACACAGCTTAGAGAAAAGCAAAAGCTCAGGAGATATTATGGAGTATTAGAAAGACAATTTGAGAGATACTTTGAGGAAGCTGAAAGAATGAAGGGCATAACAGGTGACAACCTACTACAGCTTCTTGAAAGAAGACTTGATAATGTTGTATATAGACTTTCAATAGCGTCTTCAAGGGCACAAGCAAGACAGCTTGTGAGACATGGCCATATTCTTGTAAATGGCAAAAAAGTTGACATTCCTTCATATTTAGTTAAAGCCGGTGACGTTATTTCTGTAAAAGATAGCAGCAAGTCACTTGAAGTAATTAAAAACAATGTTGAGGCATCTACAAATATACCTGATTGGTTAGATTTTAACAGAGATTCTATAGAGGGTAAAATTTTATCTCTGCCAACAAGAGAACACATAGACTTACCAGTTGAAGAGCACTTGATTGTTGAGTTGTATTCAAGATAA
- a CDS encoding DNA-directed RNA polymerase subunit alpha has protein sequence MIEIEKPKIEIVEQSDDETYAKFVVEPLERGYGITLGNSLRRILLSSLPGAAAKTIKIDGVLHEFSTVPGVKEDVTEIILNLKDLAVRLYTDEPKIVRIEAEGKGEVTAGDIIADGDVEIMNPYLHIATLSDNAKLNMEIELVRGKGYVPSDKNKEPNQPIGIIPVDSIFTPVKKVSYNVENTRVGQVTDYDKLTMEIWTNGTISPKEAISLASKILIDHFNLFTSFADNYNDMEVLVEKPEKKADKPLDMTIEELDLSVRSYNCLKRAGINTVQDLVQKTEEEMMKVRNLGKKSLVEVEQKLKALGLSLQKSEE, from the coding sequence ATGATTGAAATTGAAAAGCCAAAAATAGAAATTGTGGAGCAATCTGATGATGAAACATATGCGAAATTTGTTGTTGAGCCACTTGAACGTGGTTACGGAATAACACTTGGTAACTCTCTAAGGCGTATTCTCTTATCATCATTGCCTGGTGCGGCGGCAAAAACGATAAAAATTGATGGTGTGTTACATGAATTTTCAACAGTCCCTGGAGTAAAGGAAGATGTAACAGAGATTATATTAAACTTAAAAGATTTAGCTGTTAGACTTTACACTGATGAACCTAAGATTGTAAGAATAGAGGCTGAAGGCAAGGGAGAAGTTACTGCTGGTGATATTATAGCGGATGGAGATGTAGAAATCATGAATCCATATCTCCATATTGCTACATTAAGTGATAATGCTAAACTCAATATGGAAATTGAATTAGTACGTGGTAAAGGATATGTTCCATCAGATAAAAATAAAGAGCCAAATCAACCGATAGGTATAATACCGGTTGATTCAATATTCACTCCTGTGAAAAAGGTAAGCTATAATGTAGAGAATACTCGTGTTGGTCAGGTGACAGACTATGACAAGCTTACTATGGAAATATGGACAAATGGGACAATAAGCCCAAAAGAAGCAATTAGCTTAGCTTCCAAAATACTTATAGACCATTTTAATTTATTTACATCTTTTGCAGACAACTATAATGATATGGAAGTATTGGTTGAAAAACCCGAAAAGAAAGCTGATAAGCCTCTTGATATGACAATAGAGGAATTGGATCTGTCTGTAAGGTCTTATAATTGTCTAAAAAGGGCCGGCATTAATACTGTACAAGACCTTGTACAAAAAACAGAAGAAGAAATGATGAAGGTAAGAAATCTTGGGAAGAAATCCTTAGTAGAAGTAGAACAAAAATTAAAAGCTTTAGGACTATCATTGCAAAAGAGTGAAGAGTAA
- the rplQ gene encoding 50S ribosomal protein L17, protein MMGYRKLGRPHDQRRAMLRNLTTSFLNYGRMETTETRAKEVKSIAEKMITLAKKGDLHSRRQALAYLTDETVVKKLFDEIAPKYSERNGGYTRILKLGPRRGDAAPLAIIELV, encoded by the coding sequence ATAATGGGATACAGAAAACTCGGTCGACCACATGACCAAAGAAGAGCAATGCTTAGAAATCTTACAACGAGCTTTTTAAATTACGGCAGAATGGAAACTACAGAAACAAGAGCAAAAGAAGTAAAAAGTATTGCAGAAAAAATGATTACTCTTGCAAAAAAGGGAGATTTGCATTCAAGGAGACAAGCTTTAGCATATCTTACAGATGAAACAGTAGTTAAAAAATTATTTGATGAAATCGCTCCTAAATATTCTGAAAGAAATGGCGGTTATACAAGGATATTAAAACTTGGTCCTCGTAGAGGCGATGCAGCACCGCTTGCTATTATAGAACTTGTATAG
- a CDS encoding energy-coupling factor transporter ATPase has translation MENIIKTEDLTFSYDVDNGNDKKIVLNSLNIELKAGQFIAIIGHNGSGKSTLAKHFNALLIPNEGNVFVKGMNTKDSSHLWDIRQTAGMVFQNPDNQLVATIVEEDVAFGPENLGIEPKEIRKRVDHALEAVDMAKFKDYAPHMLSGGQKQRIAIAGIIAMRPECIVLDEPTAMLDPMGRKEVINTILKLNKDDGITIILITHFMEEAVLADRVIVMDEGNIALDGTPKEVFREVTKLKRLGLDVPQVTELAFKLRQDGIDIPTEILTVDEMVRFICQYK, from the coding sequence ATGGAAAATATAATAAAGACAGAAGACCTTACTTTTAGCTATGATGTAGATAATGGAAATGATAAGAAGATTGTATTGAATTCCTTAAATATAGAGCTCAAAGCTGGGCAGTTTATAGCAATTATAGGCCATAATGGTTCAGGAAAATCTACTCTTGCAAAACATTTTAATGCATTGCTGATACCAAATGAAGGAAATGTATTTGTTAAGGGAATGAATACAAAGGATTCTTCACATCTATGGGATATACGTCAAACGGCTGGCATGGTTTTTCAAAATCCTGATAACCAGTTGGTTGCAACTATTGTTGAAGAAGATGTGGCATTTGGACCTGAAAATTTAGGCATTGAGCCAAAAGAAATCAGAAAAAGGGTAGATCATGCTTTAGAAGCTGTTGATATGGCTAAATTCAAAGATTATGCACCACATATGTTATCAGGCGGACAAAAGCAAAGGATAGCTATAGCAGGTATTATTGCCATGAGACCTGAATGTATAGTATTAGACGAGCCAACAGCAATGCTCGATCCTATGGGGAGAAAAGAAGTTATCAATACCATTTTGAAATTGAACAAAGATGATGGTATTACAATTATTCTAATAACACATTTTATGGAAGAGGCCGTTCTTGCTGATAGAGTAATTGTTATGGATGAAGGAAATATAGCGCTCGATGGTACGCCTAAAGAAGTCTTTAGGGAGGTAACAAAGCTAAAGAGATTAGGACTTGATGTACCACAAGTTACTGAATTGGCATTTAAATTAAGGCAAGATGGAATAGATATACCCACTGAAATTTTAACGGTCGATGAGATGGTGAGGTTTATATGTCAATACAAGTAG
- a CDS encoding energy-coupling factor transporter ATPase, translating into MSIQVENISFVYNEGTPFESEALKDVSFTIEDNEFVGIIGHTGSGKSTLIQHLNGLLKPSSGKIIINGIDITNEKNLKDVRREVGLVFQYPEHQLFEETIYRDIAFGPSNLGLSEEEIKDRVFEAMKIVGLDIKIKDMSPFELSGGQRRRVAIAGVLSMMPKVLILDEPTAGLDPRGRDEILGNIKEIHEKYKMTTILVSHSMEDIAKLVDKIIVMHEGKVELIGTPREVFKNVERLEEIGLGIPQITYLMRSLKRHGIDLPDDLLTVDEAKKYILEYLRGKRDV; encoded by the coding sequence ATGTCAATACAAGTAGAAAATATTTCATTTGTATATAATGAGGGAACTCCATTTGAATCAGAAGCATTAAAGGATGTTAGTTTTACAATAGAGGATAATGAATTTGTTGGCATCATAGGTCATACGGGGTCAGGCAAATCAACGCTTATACAACATTTAAATGGACTATTAAAACCGTCTTCAGGAAAGATTATTATAAATGGTATCGATATAACAAATGAAAAAAATTTAAAAGATGTAAGGAGAGAAGTCGGACTCGTATTTCAATACCCTGAACACCAACTTTTTGAAGAAACTATATACAGAGATATTGCATTCGGACCATCAAATTTAGGTCTAAGCGAAGAAGAAATAAAAGATAGGGTATTTGAGGCGATGAAGATTGTTGGGCTCGACATTAAAATAAAAGATATGTCTCCATTTGAGTTGTCTGGTGGTCAGAGAAGGCGTGTAGCTATAGCCGGAGTATTATCAATGATGCCAAAAGTTCTAATACTTGATGAACCAACGGCAGGACTTGATCCTCGCGGAAGAGATGAAATACTTGGAAATATAAAAGAGATTCACGAAAAATACAAAATGACCACTATACTTGTTTCACACAGCATGGAAGATATAGCAAAGCTTGTAGATAAAATAATTGTTATGCATGAAGGAAAAGTCGAGTTAATAGGAACGCCAAGAGAGGTATTTAAAAACGTCGAGAGATTAGAAGAAATTGGTTTAGGTATACCCCAGATAACTTATTTAATGAGAAGTCTTAAAAGACATGGCATTGATTTGCCAGATGACTTATTGACAGTAGATGAGGCAAAAAAATACATTTTGGAGTATCTTAGGGGGAAGAGAGATGTTTAA
- a CDS encoding energy-coupling factor transporter transmembrane component T, producing MFKNITIGQYIPGNTFIHRLDPRVKIILSIIFIVSLFIITNFSGYIFIVLFILASVYVSKIPLSYIFKGLKPILIILILTVGLNMFFTPGGTLLASIGPLKITSNGVRLALFMGLRLIFLIIGTSLLTLTTSPISLTDGIESLLNPFKRIGMPSHELAMMMTIALRFIPTLLEETDKIMKAQIARGADFESGNIIKRAKNLVPLLVPLFISAFRRADELAIAMEARCYRGGINRTKLKQLKVGNIDYTAITITVLLVAVLIWNRFWLW from the coding sequence ATGTTTAAGAATATAACAATTGGTCAATATATACCTGGCAATACTTTTATACATCGATTAGACCCTAGAGTAAAAATTATTCTTTCAATAATATTTATTGTCTCATTATTTATAATAACAAATTTTTCAGGCTATATATTTATTGTATTATTTATCCTTGCAAGTGTCTATGTATCGAAAATACCGTTAAGTTATATTTTTAAAGGATTAAAACCAATTTTAATAATACTTATTTTGACTGTGGGCTTAAATATGTTTTTTACGCCTGGTGGGACATTACTTGCATCAATAGGTCCGCTAAAGATAACTTCAAATGGAGTTAGATTAGCTTTATTTATGGGTCTTAGACTTATATTCTTAATAATAGGTACATCACTCCTTACGCTTACAACATCACCAATATCATTAACAGATGGCATTGAAAGTCTTTTAAACCCTTTTAAGCGTATTGGAATGCCATCACATGAGTTGGCGATGATGATGACAATAGCACTACGGTTTATACCTACACTGCTTGAAGAAACTGATAAGATAATGAAGGCTCAAATTGCAAGAGGTGCAGATTTTGAAAGTGGGAATATTATAAAAAGAGCTAAAAATTTAGTTCCCTTATTAGTGCCATTATTTATAAGCGCTTTTAGAAGAGCAGATGAACTTGCAATTGCTATGGAAGCAAGGTGCTATAGAGGCGGCATCAATAGGACGAAATTGAAGCAGCTTAAAGTAGGGAACATAGATTATACTGCTATTACAATAACAGTTTTGCTAGTAGCGGTGCTTATATGGAATAGGTTTTGGTTATGGTGA
- the truA gene encoding tRNA pseudouridine(38-40) synthase TruA produces the protein MRNIMLVIEYDGTNYHGWQYQKNALTVQEIITKAINKITSENVNLIGSSRTDSGVHALYQVANFKTKTKIPVEKLPYAINSVLPDDIVVKSAKDVEDNFHSRYSAKGKRYRYIIFNRKFESPILRNYSWHVSYKLSLEKMKNSLCYFKGTHDFSAFKASGSPVKDSIRTVTEISLEKDEDIIKFEIEADGFLYNMVRIIVGTLVDVGIGKIEPIEIKNIIESKNRNMAGKTAPPQGLYLLKIYY, from the coding sequence ATGCGCAATATTATGTTAGTTATTGAATATGATGGTACGAATTATCATGGATGGCAGTACCAAAAAAATGCTTTAACAGTACAGGAGATAATTACAAAGGCGATAAATAAAATAACAAGTGAAAATGTAAATTTAATTGGTTCTAGTAGAACCGATTCAGGCGTACATGCTCTATATCAGGTTGCTAATTTTAAAACAAAAACAAAAATTCCTGTAGAAAAGCTACCATATGCGATAAATAGTGTTCTTCCAGATGATATAGTAGTTAAAAGTGCTAAAGATGTTGAAGATAATTTTCATTCTAGATATTCGGCAAAAGGCAAAAGATATAGATATATAATATTTAATCGTAAATTTGAGTCGCCCATTTTAAGAAACTATAGTTGGCATGTAAGCTATAAATTAAGCTTGGAAAAAATGAAAAATTCTTTATGCTATTTTAAAGGGACACATGATTTTTCAGCTTTTAAAGCCAGTGGAAGCCCTGTGAAGGATTCAATACGGACTGTTACTGAAATAAGTTTAGAAAAAGATGAGGATATTATAAAATTTGAAATAGAAGCTGATGGTTTTTTGTACAACATGGTAAGGATAATAGTAGGAACATTAGTTGATGTTGGAATAGGTAAGATAGAGCCAATTGAAATTAAAAATATTATTGAATCAAAAAATAGAAATATGGCGGGGAAAACTGCACCACCACAAGGGCTGTATTTATTAAAAATATACTATTGA
- the rplM gene encoding 50S ribosomal protein L13, translating into MKSFMPKKNEIERKWYVIDAEGKVLGRLASQIAKILSGKNKPIYSPSVDTGDNVIVINADKVVLTGKKLEQKQYKYYTGHPGGLKLIQYKTLMKTKPEKAIIRAVSGMLPKNKLGRKMIKKLRVYAGPEHNHEAQKPEKLDI; encoded by the coding sequence GTGAAATCATTCATGCCAAAAAAGAATGAAATAGAAAGAAAATGGTATGTAATAGATGCCGAAGGCAAAGTCCTTGGTAGACTTGCAAGTCAAATTGCAAAGATATTATCAGGAAAAAACAAGCCAATTTATTCACCAAGTGTAGATACAGGTGATAATGTAATAGTGATAAATGCTGACAAAGTTGTCTTAACCGGTAAAAAATTAGAACAAAAGCAATACAAATACTATACAGGACATCCGGGTGGTTTGAAGTTAATACAATATAAGACACTTATGAAGACAAAACCTGAAAAAGCAATAATTAGAGCAGTAAGTGGAATGCTTCCAAAGAATAAGCTTGGTAGGAAAATGATTAAGAAACTTAGAGTTTATGCTGGTCCAGAACATAATCATGAGGCACAAAAGCCAGAAAAACTTGATATATAA
- the rpsI gene encoding 30S ribosomal protein S9, with protein sequence MASIQFFGTGRRKTSVARVRLIPGKGNIIINGRTIDEYFGMDTLKYTVKQPLILTENIDKFDVYVKVQGGGLTGQAGAIRLGITRALMRADNELRPVLKKAGFVTRDPRMKERKKYGLKKARKAPQFSKR encoded by the coding sequence ATGGCTTCAATTCAATTTTTTGGTACAGGTAGAAGAAAGACATCTGTTGCACGTGTAAGGTTGATACCTGGTAAAGGAAATATTATAATAAATGGCAGAACTATTGACGAATATTTTGGTATGGACACATTGAAATACACAGTTAAACAGCCTTTGATATTAACAGAAAACATAGATAAATTTGATGTATATGTAAAAGTTCAAGGTGGCGGACTGACAGGCCAAGCAGGTGCAATAAGACTTGGTATAACAAGAGCACTGATGAGAGCAGACAATGAATTAAGGCCGGTATTAAAGAAAGCTGGTTTTGTGACAAGGGACCCGAGAATGAAGGAAAGAAAAAAATACGGTCTCAAGAAAGCGAGAAAGGCACCACAATTCTCAAAAAGATAA